A single Kribbella aluminosa DNA region contains:
- a CDS encoding glycosyltransferase family 2 protein, with the protein MRDKPELSVVVPMYDEEEVLPIFFERMHPLLDGLGISYELLVVDDGSRDRTAALLLDATKDWPQLRVVRLLRNSGHQAAQSAGFRRARGRYVVTIDADLQDPPEVIAEFLKAVDEKNVDVVYGVRSDRSSDSWAKRTSARLYYRLMCRLVGKEIPFDAADFRLVTRRVVDAVNALPDDGRVFRLVIPWLGFPSTEVKYVRAERAAGTTKYSLSKMVRLAFDSVTAFSAAPLRLATWLGLLGGAMSGLFVIGALVIKLAGRSIPGWTSTVLAVSVIGAIQLLCLGLLGEYVARLFQSSQRRPQFLVGYDSLDDHGHQEPVHESTR; encoded by the coding sequence ATGCGGGACAAGCCCGAGCTCTCCGTCGTCGTACCGATGTACGACGAGGAAGAGGTGCTGCCGATCTTCTTCGAGCGGATGCATCCGCTGCTGGACGGGCTCGGGATCAGCTACGAGTTGCTGGTCGTCGACGACGGCAGCCGGGATCGGACCGCCGCGCTGCTCCTGGACGCCACGAAGGATTGGCCGCAGCTGCGCGTCGTCCGGCTGCTCCGGAACAGCGGTCACCAGGCGGCCCAGTCGGCCGGCTTCCGGCGCGCCCGCGGCCGGTATGTGGTCACGATCGACGCCGACCTCCAGGATCCGCCGGAGGTGATCGCCGAGTTCCTGAAGGCGGTCGACGAGAAGAACGTCGATGTCGTGTACGGCGTCCGCTCGGATCGTTCCAGTGACTCGTGGGCGAAACGGACGAGCGCCCGGCTGTACTACCGGTTGATGTGCCGTCTGGTCGGCAAGGAGATCCCGTTCGACGCCGCCGACTTCCGGCTGGTGACCCGCCGGGTGGTCGATGCCGTGAACGCCTTGCCCGACGACGGCCGGGTGTTCCGGCTGGTGATCCCGTGGCTCGGCTTCCCGAGCACCGAGGTGAAGTACGTGCGGGCGGAGCGGGCCGCCGGGACCACGAAGTACAGCCTGTCGAAGATGGTGCGGCTCGCGTTCGACAGCGTGACCGCGTTCTCGGCGGCTCCGCTGCGGCTGGCGACCTGGCTCGGGCTGCTCGGCGGCGCGATGTCCGGCCTGTTCGTGATCGGCGCGCTGGTGATCAAGCTGGCCGGCCGGAGCATTCCCGGCTGGACGTCGACCGTGCTCGCGGTGAGTGTGATCGGTGCGATCCAGCTGCTGTGTCTCGGGCTGCTCGGCGAGTACGTCGCCCGCCTGTTCCAGTCGAGTCAGCGCCGTCCGCAGTTCCTCGTCGGTTACGACAGCCTCGACGACCACGGGCATCAGGAGCCCGTTCACGAAAGCACCAGATGA
- a CDS encoding Ig-like domain-containing protein produces MRATRPGAILLVTGLLSLGTLTANAYEVPTAPFTAGATTVMPGSGLRQTITVTGQTELGDPTTAGFRGPATYRPAIAPGTPTQDVVVNTGDCASTGGCGDRGTVTITFSQPVRNPVLHLGGIGGSVTRTVSGRTVAQSELHAILKLSTAGLSLTKLGTGNNLAVSSDTITAANHDTGPNCVNTKSPSGLDTSATAACGSVRVNGVVTKVSFTVSALFTKHPKLPALNDGSSGDAFSIVASAPENFSHAPTSYGTAWSVLSDVRLGKDAPEDNPGIPNGTTSSPTPRPGDGVVLKPLHTGRTSYSADLQLTGASKAGRACGWIDVNVNGVFDPGERACAPFAANQSTVTLRWSEIAPKAGTSYARVRVGYNDAQVEKPTGAADAGEVEDYPFAITPPPPPVLTDDTATTGFGTAAVVKVLANDKPGDPGAQLVPATLCIVDNQQCTQLLTVVGQAKYVANSDGTIRVEPVPGFVGTAKPVTYRVADSNGTTATAKLTVTVSLPDHPVAMPDTATTPQNVSVSVKPLANDHAAAGVQLVPGSVVLRDPADAKFKKQVAIADEGAYVVKPDGGVDFVPKPRFTGVGTSIGYRVSDTTKQAAESTLTVTVTPVTPTANGDSVSTAFDTAVVVPVLDNDLPGSPDAPLVPATLRLVDPVSKQIVDKLTIPGQGTYLVDAGKVTFEPLHGFTGVGTPVTYQVLDKNGTAARAELTVSVAAPGPPVANPDVISTLQGRTVVAPVLDNDKAGPTGAALKPGSVRLLSATQPVLSLVVPGQGKYVVKADGRVLFDPLPSFNGTATAVGYQVADSNGAVGRSTLTVRVTKVQPDASDDTAGTAYGTRVTVPVLANDDAGDPSVPLVPSTVRLIDPTTKVPTATLVMPGQATYTTTADGMIEVAPAPKFTGAATAVTYRVADVNGTTTTATLSVTVAKPAPPTAEPDTATGKQNVPLRLSPLANDLPGVGTVLDPHSLTLVDPADGSLAKLVKIPGQATYQVNPDGTVTVDPLPAFTGTGAKVTYRVADEFGQTARSTITVTIAPVTPVAADDTARTPYGKRVTVSVLANDKPGDPTAPLVPGSLQLVDPADGLAKEAVRIPNEGEYTAVGGAVRFDPSATFRGPGTPLTYQVADTNGTKATARLTVTVGRPPVAIADTASTLQNVTVTVNVLSNDRPGTDATLDYGSVGLNGSAKKLTVANQGTYTVLPSGAIEFDPLPAFRGKATPAAYRVADSDGNYAASTLSVTVVPVTPLVVDDSAITPYGHAITVNVLANDKPGDPSAPLKPASLVLKDAAGQYGKTLTRAGEGTYAVDAYGAVKFTPAKGFQGVTTPTTYRIADANGATAEGLLLVTVGQGPTAAPDPVGTKQNVTVTVDPLANDKPGTGAQLDPASLQLYGATWGPKVEIPGQGVFTVKSGKITFDPEPAYRGVVSVAYRVKDTTGNLASATVTVTVAPVVPMIKDDVAKTPYETAITIDVLANDTPGDPSAPLVAGGVRLIDPVTGVPLPALAVPGEGTFTVQPSGAIRFAPLDGYAGVAVPVGYQVADRNGTLGSGTLTITVQARPIAMPDVARTKQQVPVTVDPLANDRPGPGATFDPDSLLLVGPDGALVDQVTVPGQGSYVVANGKVTFSPEPTFSGTAQPAAYEVKDSDQNAARSTITVTVVPVRPVVVDDSADTAFGTAVVVNVLANDKPGDLSAPLRQDSVVLRDPADGKEKKSVTVPREGTFVVGDGGAVTYTPAKGFVGTTRALVYRVTDANDTSDTALLDVTVAGPLLAKAAPDTATGTPGNPVTVNPLLNDSGTIRPSSVCLRTPTGTCSKNVTNGAGSWSVGTDGTVTLKPVAAFTGTAKVTYERTGETGETVTAPVKFTVGAEPADEPQRYDRAELPPTGGPPSVILTLGALLAALGATLVVLARTRK; encoded by the coding sequence ATGCGGGCAACCCGACCGGGGGCCATTCTTCTTGTCACCGGCCTGCTGAGCCTCGGCACTCTGACAGCGAACGCCTACGAGGTGCCGACCGCGCCCTTCACCGCCGGCGCGACCACGGTGATGCCGGGCTCCGGCCTGCGGCAGACGATCACGGTGACCGGGCAGACCGAACTCGGCGACCCGACGACCGCGGGCTTCCGAGGCCCGGCCACCTACCGGCCTGCGATCGCGCCCGGCACACCCACTCAGGACGTGGTGGTGAACACCGGCGACTGCGCGTCCACCGGCGGCTGCGGCGACCGCGGCACGGTGACGATCACGTTCTCCCAGCCGGTCCGCAACCCGGTCCTGCACCTCGGCGGCATCGGCGGATCGGTCACCCGGACCGTCAGCGGCCGGACCGTCGCGCAGTCCGAACTGCACGCGATCCTGAAGCTCAGCACCGCCGGCCTGAGCCTGACGAAGCTCGGTACCGGAAACAACCTCGCGGTCAGCAGCGACACGATCACCGCCGCGAACCACGACACCGGCCCGAACTGCGTGAACACCAAGTCGCCGTCCGGTCTCGACACGTCCGCAACCGCCGCGTGCGGCTCGGTCCGCGTGAACGGTGTCGTCACCAAGGTCAGCTTCACCGTCTCGGCGCTGTTCACCAAGCACCCGAAGCTGCCCGCGCTGAACGACGGCTCGTCCGGCGATGCGTTCTCGATCGTCGCCTCCGCGCCGGAGAACTTCAGCCATGCGCCTACGTCGTACGGCACCGCCTGGTCCGTGCTGAGCGACGTACGCCTCGGCAAGGACGCGCCGGAGGACAACCCCGGCATCCCGAACGGCACCACCAGTTCGCCTACGCCGCGGCCCGGCGACGGGGTCGTTCTCAAGCCGCTGCACACCGGGCGTACGTCGTACTCCGCCGACCTGCAGCTCACCGGCGCGTCGAAGGCCGGGCGGGCGTGCGGGTGGATCGACGTCAACGTCAACGGCGTCTTCGATCCGGGCGAACGAGCCTGTGCGCCGTTCGCCGCGAACCAGTCGACGGTCACGCTGCGCTGGTCCGAGATCGCGCCGAAGGCGGGTACGTCGTACGCGCGGGTGCGGGTCGGATACAACGACGCGCAGGTGGAGAAGCCGACCGGTGCGGCGGATGCCGGTGAGGTCGAGGACTACCCGTTCGCGATCACGCCGCCGCCTCCGCCGGTGCTGACCGACGACACCGCGACGACCGGGTTCGGCACCGCCGCGGTCGTCAAGGTGCTGGCGAACGACAAGCCCGGCGATCCGGGTGCGCAGCTCGTCCCGGCGACGCTGTGCATTGTCGACAATCAACAATGCACACAGTTGCTGACCGTGGTCGGCCAGGCGAAGTACGTCGCCAACTCGGACGGCACGATCCGGGTCGAGCCCGTGCCCGGCTTCGTCGGTACGGCCAAGCCGGTCACCTATCGCGTTGCCGACAGCAACGGTACGACGGCGACCGCGAAGCTCACCGTGACGGTGTCGCTGCCCGACCACCCGGTCGCGATGCCGGACACCGCGACCACCCCGCAGAACGTCAGCGTCTCCGTGAAGCCGCTCGCCAACGACCACGCGGCCGCGGGCGTGCAGCTCGTCCCGGGCTCCGTCGTACTGCGGGACCCGGCCGACGCGAAGTTCAAGAAACAGGTGGCGATCGCGGACGAGGGCGCGTACGTCGTGAAGCCGGACGGCGGCGTGGACTTCGTCCCGAAGCCGCGGTTCACCGGCGTCGGTACGTCGATCGGGTACCGGGTCAGCGACACCACGAAGCAGGCGGCCGAGTCCACGCTGACGGTCACGGTCACCCCGGTGACGCCGACCGCGAACGGCGACTCGGTCTCGACCGCGTTCGACACCGCCGTCGTCGTACCGGTGCTCGACAACGACCTGCCCGGCTCGCCGGACGCACCGCTGGTGCCGGCCACGCTGCGGCTGGTCGATCCTGTCAGCAAGCAGATTGTCGACAAACTGACGATCCCCGGCCAGGGCACGTACCTGGTGGACGCGGGCAAGGTGACGTTCGAACCGCTGCACGGCTTCACCGGCGTCGGTACGCCGGTCACCTACCAAGTGCTCGACAAGAACGGCACGGCGGCGCGCGCCGAGCTCACGGTCTCCGTCGCGGCACCCGGCCCGCCGGTCGCGAACCCGGACGTCATCAGCACGCTGCAGGGCCGGACCGTGGTGGCACCGGTGCTCGACAACGACAAGGCCGGGCCGACCGGCGCGGCCCTGAAACCCGGCAGCGTCCGGCTGCTGTCGGCGACCCAGCCGGTGCTGTCGCTCGTCGTCCCCGGCCAGGGCAAGTACGTGGTGAAGGCCGACGGCAGGGTGCTGTTCGACCCGCTGCCGTCGTTCAACGGCACGGCGACCGCGGTCGGCTATCAGGTTGCCGACAGCAACGGTGCGGTCGGGCGGTCGACGCTGACCGTGCGCGTGACCAAGGTCCAGCCGGACGCGTCCGACGACACCGCGGGTACGGCGTACGGCACCCGGGTGACCGTTCCGGTGCTCGCGAACGACGACGCCGGCGACCCGTCCGTCCCGCTGGTGCCGAGCACCGTGCGGCTGATCGACCCGACCACGAAGGTGCCGACGGCGACGTTGGTGATGCCGGGCCAGGCGACGTACACGACCACCGCGGACGGCATGATCGAGGTCGCCCCGGCGCCGAAGTTCACCGGCGCCGCGACCGCGGTCACCTACCGGGTCGCGGACGTGAACGGTACGACGACCACCGCGACGCTGTCCGTCACGGTCGCGAAGCCGGCGCCGCCGACCGCGGAGCCGGACACCGCGACCGGCAAGCAGAACGTTCCGCTGCGCCTGAGCCCGCTGGCCAACGACCTCCCCGGCGTCGGGACCGTCCTCGACCCGCACAGCCTCACACTGGTGGATCCCGCGGACGGCTCGCTCGCGAAGCTGGTGAAGATCCCGGGCCAGGCGACGTACCAGGTCAACCCGGACGGCACGGTCACCGTCGATCCGCTGCCGGCCTTCACCGGCACGGGCGCCAAGGTGACGTACCGGGTCGCCGACGAGTTCGGGCAGACCGCGCGCTCGACGATCACGGTCACGATCGCGCCGGTCACTCCGGTCGCGGCCGACGACACCGCGCGGACGCCGTACGGCAAGCGGGTCACGGTGAGCGTGCTCGCCAACGACAAGCCGGGCGATCCGACCGCGCCGCTGGTGCCGGGCAGCCTGCAGCTCGTCGACCCGGCCGACGGGTTGGCGAAGGAAGCAGTGCGGATCCCGAACGAGGGCGAGTACACCGCTGTCGGCGGAGCGGTGCGGTTCGACCCGAGCGCGACGTTCCGCGGTCCAGGTACGCCGCTGACGTACCAGGTGGCCGATACGAACGGGACGAAGGCGACCGCCCGGTTGACCGTCACCGTCGGGCGACCGCCGGTCGCGATCGCCGACACCGCCTCCACGCTGCAGAACGTGACCGTGACGGTGAACGTGCTGTCCAACGACCGCCCGGGCACCGACGCGACGCTCGACTACGGATCGGTCGGCCTGAACGGGTCCGCGAAGAAACTGACGGTCGCCAACCAGGGGACTTACACGGTGCTGCCGAGCGGGGCGATCGAGTTCGACCCGCTGCCCGCGTTCCGGGGTAAGGCGACACCGGCCGCCTATCGGGTCGCCGACTCCGACGGCAACTACGCCGCCTCGACGCTGAGCGTCACCGTCGTACCGGTCACCCCGCTGGTCGTCGACGACTCGGCGATCACGCCTTACGGGCATGCGATCACCGTGAACGTGCTCGCGAACGACAAGCCCGGCGACCCGTCGGCTCCGCTGAAGCCGGCCAGCCTGGTACTCAAGGACGCGGCGGGCCAGTACGGCAAGACGCTGACCCGAGCCGGCGAGGGAACGTACGCCGTGGACGCCTACGGCGCGGTGAAGTTCACGCCGGCGAAGGGTTTCCAGGGCGTGACGACGCCGACGACGTACCGGATCGCCGATGCCAACGGGGCGACCGCCGAAGGCCTGCTGCTGGTGACGGTCGGCCAAGGCCCCACGGCGGCGCCGGACCCGGTCGGGACCAAGCAGAACGTGACGGTGACGGTCGACCCGCTCGCCAACGACAAACCCGGGACCGGCGCGCAGCTCGACCCCGCGTCGCTCCAGCTGTACGGCGCAACCTGGGGACCGAAGGTGGAGATCCCCGGGCAGGGCGTGTTCACCGTGAAGTCCGGCAAGATCACCTTCGACCCGGAGCCGGCGTACCGCGGGGTCGTATCGGTCGCGTACCGCGTCAAGGACACGACGGGGAACCTGGCCAGCGCGACGGTCACTGTGACGGTCGCGCCGGTCGTCCCCATGATCAAGGACGACGTCGCGAAGACGCCGTACGAGACCGCGATCACCATCGACGTACTGGCGAACGACACGCCAGGTGACCCGAGCGCACCGCTCGTCGCGGGCGGTGTCCGGCTGATCGACCCGGTGACCGGCGTCCCGCTGCCGGCGCTCGCCGTACCGGGGGAGGGGACCTTCACCGTGCAGCCGTCGGGCGCGATCCGGTTCGCGCCGCTGGACGGGTACGCCGGGGTCGCGGTCCCGGTCGGATACCAGGTTGCCGACCGCAACGGGACGCTCGGATCCGGCACGCTGACGATCACCGTGCAGGCCCGGCCGATCGCGATGCCGGACGTGGCGCGCACCAAGCAGCAGGTCCCGGTGACCGTCGATCCGCTCGCGAACGACCGGCCCGGGCCTGGCGCGACCTTCGATCCGGACTCGCTGCTGCTCGTCGGTCCCGACGGCGCGCTCGTCGACCAGGTGACGGTGCCGGGCCAGGGGTCGTACGTCGTCGCGAACGGCAAGGTCACCTTCAGCCCGGAGCCGACGTTCTCCGGCACCGCGCAGCCGGCGGCGTACGAGGTCAAGGACAGCGACCAGAACGCCGCCCGGTCGACCATCACCGTGACCGTCGTGCCGGTGCGCCCGGTGGTCGTCGACGACAGCGCCGACACGGCGTTCGGTACGGCGGTGGTCGTGAACGTGCTCGCCAACGACAAGCCCGGTGACCTGTCCGCACCGTTGCGCCAGGATTCCGTCGTACTGCGGGACCCGGCGGACGGCAAGGAGAAGAAGTCCGTGACGGTCCCGCGCGAAGGCACCTTCGTGGTCGGCGACGGCGGCGCGGTCACGTACACACCGGCGAAGGGCTTCGTCGGGACGACGCGGGCGCTCGTCTACCGGGTCACCGATGCGAACGACACGTCGGACACCGCGCTGCTCGACGTGACGGTCGCCGGCCCGCTGCTCGCCAAGGCGGCGCCGGACACGGCGACCGGTACGCCGGGCAACCCGGTCACCGTGAACCCGCTGCTGAACGACAGCGGCACGATCCGGCCCAGCTCGGTCTGCCTGCGGACGCCGACCGGCACGTGCTCGAAGAACGTGACGAACGGCGCGGGCTCCTGGTCGGTCGGCACCGACGGCACGGTCACGCTCAAGCCGGTGGCCGCGTTCACCGGGACCGCCAAGGTGACGTACGAGCGGACCGGCGAGACCGGCGAGACCGTCACCGCCCCGGTGAAGTTCACCGTCGGCGCCGAGCCCGCCGACGAGCCGCAGCGCTACGACCGCGCCGAACTACCCCCGACCGGCGGCCCGCCCTCCGTCATCCTCACCCTCGGCGCCCTGCTCGCCGCCCTCGGCGCAACCCTCGTCGTCCTCGCCCGTACGAGAAAGTGA
- a CDS encoding GNAT family N-acetyltransferase translates to MKYLEAEPDDALDPVLRADLLDTWVAATNAGGAVGYTAPAPIDEIAQNLDGALGRVAAGLDVLGVLHDGERYVGMGMLVTRSGALQPHWRTVLRVMVHPDCQGQGAGRLLMEGLRGSANDLGLEQLQLTVRGGLGLENFYGPLGYRVVGTHPRAVRVASDDYRDEIMLVMSLSRTGEDDEGCAEGGEQGAEGEDDGGRAAGRG, encoded by the coding sequence GTGAAGTACCTGGAGGCAGAACCGGACGACGCGCTCGATCCGGTGTTGCGGGCGGACTTGCTGGACACGTGGGTGGCAGCGACGAACGCGGGCGGCGCGGTGGGCTACACGGCGCCCGCGCCGATCGACGAGATCGCGCAGAACCTGGACGGCGCGCTCGGCCGGGTCGCGGCCGGGCTGGACGTGCTCGGGGTGTTGCACGACGGGGAGCGGTACGTCGGGATGGGCATGCTGGTGACCCGCAGCGGCGCGCTGCAACCGCACTGGCGGACGGTGCTGCGGGTGATGGTGCACCCGGACTGCCAGGGGCAGGGCGCCGGGCGGTTGCTGATGGAGGGACTGCGCGGTTCGGCGAACGACCTCGGGCTGGAGCAGTTGCAGCTGACCGTCCGCGGCGGTCTCGGGCTGGAGAACTTCTACGGCCCACTCGGCTACCGGGTCGTCGGCACGCACCCGCGCGCGGTCCGCGTCGCGTCCGACGACTACCGCGACGAGATCATGCTGGTGATGTCACTTTCTCGTACGGGCGAGGACGACGAGGGTTGCGCCGAGGGCGGCGAGCAGGGCGCCGAGGGTGAGGATGACGGAGGGCGGGCCGCCGGTCGGGGGTAG